The Prionailurus bengalensis isolate Pbe53 chromosome D2, Fcat_Pben_1.1_paternal_pri, whole genome shotgun sequence genome window below encodes:
- the LIPN gene encoding lipase member N → MWLFFTTTCLLCGTLNAGSFFNLENEANPEVWMNISEIITYNGYPSEEYEVTTQDGYILSINRIPHGRRDDRSTGPRPVVYLQHALFADNASWLENYANGSLGFLLADAGYDVWMGNSRGNTWSRRHKTLSVTEEKFWAFSFDEMAKYDLPGIIDFIVNKTGQEKLYFIGHSLGTTIGFVAFCTMPELAQRIKMNFALGPVVSFKYPTGIFTSFFLLPNSVIKRFFGTKGFFLEDKMGKAPSTKICNNKILWVICSEIMSLWAGANKKNMNMSRMDVYMSHAPTGSSIQNILHIKQLYRSDEFRAYDWGSEAENMHHYNQSRPPLYDLTTMRVPTAMWVGGNDVLVTPQDVARILPQIRNLRYFDLLPDWNHFDFIWGLDAPQRVYRKIIDLMKSYS, encoded by the exons ATGTGGCTGTTTTTCACAACAACCTGTTTGCTCTGTGGAACTTTAAATGCTGGTAGCttctttaatttggaaaatgaagCGAATCCTGAAGTGTGGATGAATATT AGCGAGATCATCACCTATAATGGCTACCCCAGTGAAGAGTATGAAGTCACCACTCAAGACGGGTACATCCTCAGCATCAATAGAATCCCCCACGGGCGAAGAGATGATAGAAGCACAG gTCCCCGGCCAGTTGTGTACCTGCAACACGCTTTGTTTGCAGACAATGCCTCTTGGCTTGAGAATTATGCCAATGGCAGCCTTGGATTCCTCCTAGCAGATGCAGGTTACGATGTCTGGATGGGAAACAGTCGGGGGAACACTTGGTCAAGAAGACACAAGACGCTCTCAGTGACTGAAGAAAAATTCTGGGCCTTTAG ttttgaTGAAATGGCCAAATACGATCTTCCAGGAATAATAGACTTCATTGTAAATAAAACTGGTCAGGAGAAGCTGTATTTCATTGGACACTCCCTTGGCACGACAATAG GGTTTGTAGCCTTTTGCACCATGCCTGAACTGGCACAAAGAATCAAAATGAATTTTGCCTTGGGTCCTGTGGTCTCATTCAAATATCCCACGGGcatttttaccagtttttttcTACTTCCAAATTCCGTAATCAAG CGTTTTTTTGGTACCAAAGGTTTCTTTTTAGAAGATAAGATGGGCAAGGCACCTTCTACCAAAATCTGCAACAATAAGATATTATGGGTGATATGTAGTGAAATTATGTCCTTATGGGCTGGAGCcaacaagaaaaatatgaacatg AGTCGAATGGACGTGTATATGTCACACGCTCCCACTGGATCATCAATACAGAACATCCTGCATATAAAACAG CTTTACCGATCAGATGAATTCAGGGCGTATGACTGGGGAAGCGAAGCTGAGAACATGCATCATTACAATCAG aGCCGCCCCCCACTCTATGACTTGACCACCATGAGAGTGCCTACTGCTATGTGGGTTGGGGGCAATGACGTCCTTGTAACGCCCCAGGATGTGGCCAGGATACTCCCCCAGATCAGGAATCTCCGTTACTTCGACCTGCTGCCCGATTGGAACCACTTTGATTTCATCTGGGGCCTCGACGCTCCTCAGCGTGTGTATAGGAAAATCATAGACTTGATGAAGTCATACTCCTGA